From Actinomycetota bacterium:
CGGAGAACCCGCCTCGCCGGAGTACGAGCTCCGCCAGCGACAGCCCGCCCACGTCCTCATCCGGCTCGGGACATGGCGAGGGCGCGGATGCCACGCTGACGCAGTAGTGGCCGTCAGCGGAGGGCACTGCGAGCACGTTATGTGAGCGAAGGACGGCCCGGCCGGCCGTTCGCGCGAGCAGGGCCGCGAGCCGACCCGGATCGTGGTTCCAGACGCGTTCGCCGTCGCCGGCGTCGAGATTGACCGTCACCCAGCCGTCCGCGCCCACGCTGGCGACACACTCAACGGTCGGCGGCTCGTGGGAGCGCTTGGCTTGGATCCAGTGGACGTCATGGCCGGGGTGATAGCTCCCGCACGCCAACAAGCGCGGGATCGCGGGTGTTGTCATACCTTCCTCCTCATCGCGCCTGACGTTGGCACCGTGCCCTGCGGCCGGTTGCCGGACCGTCGTAGGGCCAGGTCCCTCAGGTCCTCTGGATGAGTCGGTGACATGGTACGTCCGCGCCTGACTCCTCCCGCGGGGATTGATCTCATTGGTGCCGTGCGCCCCTCGCTAGGGGCTATGGAGACCCCCACGCTGCGGGGGACCGCGCCCCGAGTGTCGTCCCCCGGTACGTTTCCACCGTGACAGAACGCGAGAGGCCCCATGGTCTCGGTCACCCCGCTCTCCTGATCACGGCTGCGATCGCCTTGCTTGCGATCGGTCTCATCCTTTGGTCGCTTGGCTATACCGAGCACGGTCGGGAGGGCGGAGCTCGTCTGACGGAGCTCGGCGCGGGCATCATCGCCGGCGCTGTCGTCTCGATGGCGTTTTGGTTGGTGGATCGGGCCGCCGCCGAACGGAATCGCCTGAACGAGGCGCGTCAGGATGCGCGTCACGCGGCGATACTGGAAAGGCTTCATCCGAGTGAGGCTGCCCCAGACAGAACTGTTCCAGAGCGTCGGATGCCCTGACGTACGACCTCGCTACTTCTGGAGAGTTGGTGCGCCCAGGACGTGCGCCACGTTTCGACCGCGCGTCCTACTGACGATCGAGAACGTCCCGTTCGCACATTGGGACGTGCGCCCTGGCCGTCACCGGTCGCTTCTCTGATCACCCACGTATTCCACCAACTATCCCAGCGACACACGGCGGACGTGAGGTCACTCGACAGACGGATCGCCCGACAAAACGGCACGTCGGGGCGCCGGAAGCATCTCGTCGGACAATCCGCAACGGACTCTTAATCCGCAGGTTCAGGGTTCGAATCCCTGGGGGCGCACAAACACATTGGTGGTGTATTGCTTCGGCTGATCTCCGACGTTTCGTCGTCGGTTGATCTCCGACACGTGTTCGGGAGACCCCCGACACGTGTTCGGTTGCTATCCGACACCTTGCCCCACCACCCTGCGCTCACTGGCGCGGGGAGGTGGCCAAGCGCTCAAGGAGCTCAGCAAGGTGGAACAGCGTTGCGACGCCGTCGTGGAAGTCATCCGCGACGGCATGGCGGTCACGAGGTTGCCCAGAGGTCCGTCGTATTCGGCACAAAGGCGTACTCGGTCGCAGAGTTCGCGCCGCTGCCCGCGCAGTGGCGAACTGCGCATCTTGACGTGAGACCAGGTTTCGAAGAGATGGCCGCCGCCGAGGCGGCGGCTAGCTTCGTCGATGACGCAGACGGTTGTGGTAGCCGCAGGCCGCCCGGCCGTTGTCCTCGACGGTGGGCCCGCCCGCCGAGTACGGCTGCACGTGGTCGATCTCGCAGTCCTCGGGGCGACGGTCGCAGAACGCATGGAAGCACTCCCGGTCGCGCACCTCGACGGCGCGGGGGACGGCGCCGGTGAAGAGGCGCCGGCGCACCCCGACTGCACCCGGTCGGGCCCGTCGAGCACCACCCGCTCCACCCACGCCCGGTCGAGCAGGCGCACCAGGCTGAGTGAAGGCGACCGACTCCACCCACGCGCCCGGCAGGGCGAGCAGCCGGTTGAATGCAGTGTTGACGCGCACGTGCGCTGCCTCCTGGTTCGGTTGTCTTGGCAGATCCCGAACCTAAAGGGGGTCACGCCACGTGCGCGTCTTTCATTCGAGCCGGGCCGGCCCCCAGCGACCGCTCTCAGCAGCCACGACGCGTCAAGCGTCGTCCCGCTCGACCCACGTCATCCAGAGGAGAGGGACAGACGTTCGATGTCAAGGCACGCGACGAGGGCTTGGATCGGTGGAGTTGTTGCTGGCCACGACGTACGCGCGCGTATGCGTCGGAACTCGCGCGCCACTATCGCTGAGATCCGTCTCTGCCGTCTACGTAACCTGAACCCATGGCGGGCTCGCCCTACGTGATCGAGTACCGGGGCATTTTCAGCTTCCCGTGCCCGCCAGATGAGGTGTGGTCGGCGATGCAGCGCTTCGAGCGCTTCGAGTGCTGGTGGGGCTGGCTGAGAGAGTTTCGCGTCGAAGGACCCGGGCTGGAGGCCGGCTCCGTCTTGCATGGCGTGGTGGTGCCCCCTCTGCCATACCGCCTGGGTGTTCGAATCGCGCTCCTGGAGTGTGTCCAACCTCTGCGCATCGAGGCCGCCATCCACGGCGAACTCGAGGGTGCTGCGCGGCTCGTCCTCGAGCCCGAGCGCGAGGGCACGCGAGCCAGCGTGTCATCGACCATCGAGGTGATGCAGCGCCCTTTGCGGGTCGCGGCGCGGGTGGCGCCGCGGGTGCTGAGGTGGGGTCACGACCGGGTTGTCGAGGCGACCGTCACCTCCTTCCGCGGCCACCTCCGCGACCTGACCCCCGGCATCGACTAGCTAGCGGACGCGGGCGACCGCCAGCGCGACCGCCAGCACCACGGTGCTCCAGGACAGCGCGCGCAGCGCCCGCTCCAACGGCTCGAGGAGCACGCGATCGCTCAGGTCGCGGACGGTTCCGTCGTCCATCGCGAGCGTGCCCTCGACCCGCGTCACCCTTCGGCGTAGCAGGCGGGCGGGCGTGCTCAGGGCGCGCTGCGCGTACGAGAGCGCGAAGGTGGCCGCTCCACCCAGCAGCGCGGCGACGCCGAGTCGCTCTGCCTGCGCGAAGTAACCCGTGAGGACGGGGAACGTGCCCCAGGCGAGCGCGAAGGCGACATCGGTGTGAAGTCGCCCCCCGAAGAGCTCGAGGTTGTAGCCGATGACCAGGAGTGGGCCGACGACGATGAAGGCCAGCAGCCCCGGGCCGACCCGCGCCAGGCCGAGCAGGCCGAGCGCGACGGCGCCCAGGAGACCGGCGCCTGCGGCCAGCCAGAGAGCGGCGTCGGGGATGGCCGTGCGCAGCGGATGGCCATGGACCTCGTCGAGCGCGTGTGCGCCAACGCCGACGGCGCAGAAGAACGCGAGCACCGTCGCCATGAGGCGGATGGCGTCGGTATGGGGGGCGAGCGACGCGCCGATGACGACGTAGGCGAGATGCCATGCGGTGTAGGGAGGGTGGAGAAGCGTCCACCAGTCTCGCCACCCTCCGGGCGCGGCGGCGTAGAAGGCGGGCCGGCTCTCAGCCACCGTTCCGTCCCCACATCACCAAGCCGCCGCCGAGGCTCATGAGGCTGAACTCGACGTCGATGAGGCCGGCATCCCGCCACATCGCAACCGTCGAGGGCAACGAGTAGCGCCGGTAATGCTCCGAGATGCTGGGGCCGAGGAACCGACCCACCCTGAACCAGGAGCGTCCGGCCAGGCCGCCCGCTGCCGGCAGCACGCCCCGCGTGTACAACCACCACCACGCCCGCCAGAGGCGGCTGGGCGGCACGTGGAACTCGAGACTGGCCATGGGAGCACCGGGCTTCAGCACACGAGCCAGCTCGACGAGCGTGGCAGCGGGGTCGGCGACGTATCGCAAGAGGTACGTGAACGTGAGAGCGTCGAAGGCGTCGTCGGGAAAGGGGAGCTGCTCGGCTCGACCGGCGACGAGGTGGACGCGGCTCCCGGCGCGACGGCGGGCGACGTTCTCCCGGCCCCGCCGCAACATGGCCTCGGTGAGGTCGACACCCACGATGCAGCCCGGCGTGCGCTCGCCGAGCTGGAGGGCGACACCCGCCGTTCCTGTGGCGACGTCAAGGACGCGCGCTGGAGCAGCCGGAGCGACATGGTCAACCATGACCCGCCGCCAACGCCCGTTCTGACCGAGCGAGAGGATCGCCTCGAGAAGGTCGTAGTGCCTCGGGAGGCCGGTGAACAGCTCTCGTGCGAAACGGTTCGGATCCGGCGGCGGCTCACGAGTCGACGCCGGCTCTGGGGCTCGCGCCGAGGGCATGCACGTACAGTAAGGCCCCGATTCGAAGGAGGGGCATGCCGGACAGGCGCTTCGACGTCCTCGTGATCGGGGCGGGGCCCGCCGGCAGCGTGGCCGCCCTCGTCCTTGCCCGCGGTGGCGCCCGCGTCGCGCTCGTGGACAAGGCCCGATTCCCACGCGACAAGGCCTGCGGCGACCTCGTCGGCCCGCGGGGCGTGCAACTCCTGAGCGATCTGGCCATCGAGTTGCCCCCCACCGCGATGGTCGGCGACATGATCGTGGTGGGGCCGACCGGCCGGCGTGTCCGCCTCCCCTGCTGTCCCGGCACGACCTATCCGGGGTACGGGTTCGCGTCACCGCGCGCCTCCTTGGACGCGACACTGCAGGAGGCGGCCGTTTCGGCCGGGGCCGAACCCTTCGTCGGACGCGCGGCGGAGCCCGTCTTCCGGGACATGTCCCTCGACGGCTTCGTCTTGTCCGGCGGCGAGCGCGTGTGTGCAGATGTGGTGATCGGGGCCGACGGCGCCTCCAGCCGCGTCGCCGAGGTCGCCCGGCTGGTGGACTCCACGCGGGTGCTCTGGGGCTTCGCGCTTCGCGCCTACGTCGATGACCCCGTGCAGGTGCCGAACATCGTCCTGTGGGAGCCGGCCGCCTGGCGCGGCTTTCCCGGTTACGGCTGGCTGTTCCCAGGGGTCGGCAGTCGGGCCAACGTGGGCCTCGGCCTCGGTGTGCTCTCGGATCGCAGGGCGGGCGCCGGAGCGGCCCAGCACTTCGGTTCATTCCTCGAGCACCTGTGGCGACTCGGAGTCCTCGATGCCCGCCTCCCGCCGTCGGCGGTGCGGAATCGCCTCGGCGGATGGCTCAAGCTGGGCATGGTCGGCACCACGCCCGCCCGCGGCCGGGTGCTCCTCGTGGGCGACGCCGCCGGCCTGGTCAACCCGCTCCAGGGCGAGGGCATCTCCCAGGCCATGCGAAGCGGCCGGGCCGCGGCCGAGGCCGTGCTCACCGGGCCGGAGGCGGCGGCGACGCGATACCGCGCCTACCTCGCGTCCGCGTTCGCCCCGTACCAGTCGGCCGCGGCTCCCGCGCACGCCGCGTTACTGCCTCGGCCGAGGGCAACCGCCGCCATCGGGCGACTCCTCACGGCGCCGGGCGTCGGACGGGTCGTCGCCGGTGGGTGGTCGATCTTCTGGAACGACCTGCTCGAGGGCGCGGCGCCAGGTCCGGCTCGCTCGCTCGCATCCACCGCCGCTCGTGTCGGCCGGGTGGCGATGGCGCCGAGTCGCACCCGTCGATGGTTCACCCGCGAGCTCGCGCCGTCACCCGGGCCACCACTTGCGACGTGAGCGATCACCCGCAACCGTGACGGTGCTAGCTTTCGCTCACCTCTGACGGGGGTGCGGATCAATGGTTTTCGCGATCGGTTTGGGACGCGCACTGGGCATCGCCGGCTCGCGCTGGGTGCATCTGCTCGCGGGCATCACGTGGATCGGGTTGCTGTACTACTTCAACTTCGTCCAGACGCCCTCATTCGCGACCTTCGAGGCAGGATCACGGACCGAAGCGGTGGGCAAGCTCGTCCCGCGCGCCCTGTGGTGGTTCCGGATGGCTGCCGCGCTCACGTTCGTCACGGGCATCCTGATCCTCGGATTCCAGGACGAATTCCACGCCGACTACTTCAAGACGTTCTCGGGGATGAGCATCTTCGCCGGCGCGCTCATCGCCACGGTGATGTTCCTGAACGTCTGGCTGGTCATCTGGCCGAATCAGCGCATCGTGATCGGGAACGCACAGCGGACCGCAGCCGGTCAGGAGGCCGATCCCGCGGCCGCGCCCGCCGCCCGCAAGGCCGCGCTCGCGTCCAGGACGAACACACTGTTCTCCATCTCGGTCATGTGGTTCATGATCGGGACGAGCCACTGGGTCGCGATCACCCAACGGTTCGGCTTCATCCCTGGCAGCGGCAAGCGGGCCGTCTGGTACATCGTCGTGATCGCGTTGACGGCGCTCATCGAGGCCAACGCTCTGGGCCTCTTGGGTGGCTATGCGCCCTCGCCGACCCGCAAGTTCCTCGACGACCACCGTCAGACGATCGTGGCGGGCTTCGTCCTCTGGGCGATCTATTTCGCGCTGCAGCTGATCCTGTCGGCATAGCTCGAGCGCCGGCGGCGACGCAGCAAAGGGACGTTCGGCTCTACCGCGCTGTACCGCTCGTGTGGATCATGAGAGCTGAGTATCCGAGCCACCGAGAGGAGGAAGAGCATGGTCACGATCAGAGAAGCCGCATCCACGTTCCTCGCGAACAAGCGCATCGCGGTGACGGGTGTGTCACGAACGCCGAAAGGTCACGGGAGCAACAACCGCGGAGGCGACGATCCATGAGTGCGCGGAGCTCGGCATCGAGCAGGCGTGGATGCACCGCTCGTTCGGAGAGGGCAGCGCTTGCGAGGATGCGACGGTGTACGGCCGGGAGCACGGCATCGCCGTCATCGACGGTGGCTGCCCGCTGATGTTCGAGCCAACTGCGGACTTGGCGCACAAGATCATGCGCTTCGTGTGCACCCGGTCAGGCCACGTGCCCCAGGACGGTGTGAATGAGCCAAGGATCCACGGGCGACGTCGTCACGGTGAGCCTCGAGCAGCCACCGTTGAAGATTGTTTCGTCGGCGTGAACTCTGCACGGGTCCCGCATCGCGGACGCGGGCCGCCTGCTCCTCCACCAGGAGGTAGCGTGCACCGGTTGATGCGTTCGAGCCGGTGACCGGAGCGGGCCGGAGATGCGTAGGAGCCGATGACGGTGGAGATCTTCAAGGAGTTCACCTTCGAGGCGGCGCATCGCCTCCCGAACGTTCCTCCCGGTCACAAGTGTGCGCGCCTTCACGGCCACTCCTTCAACGTCTCGGTGCACGTGGTCGGACCCGTCGGTGATGAGACCGGATGGGTCCGCGATTTCGCCGACCTCGCCTGCGCGATGCAGCCCGTGCTCCATCAGCTCGACCACTACTACTTGAACGAGATCGAGGGACTCGAGAACCCCACCAGCGAGATCCTCGCCCGTTGGATCTGGCGCCGTCTGCACCCGGCGATGCCAGACCTGTCGCAGGTTGTCGTGCGCGAGACGTGCACGTCGGGATGTGTGTATCGGGGCGAGCCGTGACCGCGGCTTCCTCCGCTGGCGCGGGTGCGCGTCGCGACGTCGCGGTGCTGGTGAGCGGAGGTCTCGACAGCGCGATCCTCGTCGCCGAGCTCTTGAGCCAAGGTTGGGTGGTCCACCCGATCTACGTGCGGTTTGGTCTTGCCTGGGAGTTGACCGAGGAGGAGCATCTGCGACGCTTCCTCGACACGCTGAGGAGTCCCGCGCCCGAACCACTCAGGGTGCTGAACGTTCCGATCGCGCTCATCTACGGCACGCACTGGAGCGTCTCCGGAGACAGGGTGCCCGACGACGGATCCGCCGACGAGGCCGTCTATCTCCCGGGACGCAACCTGTTGCTGCTCGCCCAACCCAGCGTCTGGTGCGCGCTCAACGGCGTACACACGATCGCCCTCGGCACCTTGAAGGGAAACCCGTTTCCGGACAGCTCCCGTGAGTTCTTCGACGACTTCGCTGGGCTCGTGCGACGCGGCATGGGACACTCTCTCGAAGTCGTCACGCCCTTCGCGGGACTGACGAAGGCCGATGTGCTCGCACTGGGCCACGGTCTCGCGTTGCAGCACACGTTGTCGTGCATCGATCCGCAGGGAGGGCGCCACTGCGGACGCTGCAACAAGTGCGCCGAACGTCGCCTTGCATTCTCCGCGCTGCAGATCGACGACGTCACCGAGTACGAGCAGCCCTGACGGCGCGTGTCCGAGCGGGATCCCGGCGTGAATCGCGTGTATGTGGCGCCCATCTCCTTCGGCCTAGGAGACCTCGTGGTCTCGCTCCCCGCCATCCAGGCGTTGATCGCACGGGGCCGAGAGCCGCGCGTCGAGACCTGGCTGGTCGCCCGCTCGGCTGCTCAGGCACGGCTGGCCGACCGGATCGTCGGGTTGACCGGCTGGGTCGGTGAAGAGTCGTTCGACCGCGATGATCACGACGGTCACTTCGTCGACCTGCGTGATCATCCCCTCGAGCGAGACTGGTGGTGGGGCTCGGCCGAGTTCGAGGACGCATTCGGAACGCTCTCGATCAACGACATCCTCAGCCGGATCTGCGCGGACTTCGGCATCCCTGCGGACTTCACGCGACCGACTCCGTTGGCCGCCTTGCCGCGACCCGAGCTCGGGTCCTCCGTGATCCTGGTGACCGAAAGCGATGGAGCATCGAAGCAATGGTCGGTGGACGGCTGGAGAACACTCGCGGACGGTCTCCGCGCACGGGAGCTCGACGTGCAAATGCTCACTCGCGACGAGGCCGCGCCCGAGATGCGCGCGCTGGGGATCGTGGAAGCGCGCGCGCCCTCGCCCGGCGAGGCGCTCGACGTGATCGGCGCAGCTCGCGCGGTCATCGGGATCGACACCGGGTTGACGCACCTCGCGGTCCAGCAAGGGACGCCGACGGTCACGATCTGCCGCGCCCCCGCCGTCTACTTCCGCCCTTGGCCGCATACGGCCGCGGTCGTCGGCGATCGGTGTGACGACGCCTGCATCGCCGCCGAGAAGGAGTACGCGTACAACGATCGCGTCGACTTGCGCGGGTTCCGCCGGCAGCCGCGCATCTGCCCGGTAGGGGGCCGCTGCCTCGACGCCGTCCAGCCGGAGGACGTCCTCGCCGCGCTCGCGCGTGCGCTGCGACGCGACAGCCGGGCGACAGCGCGTCGGTGACAGACACGCTGACCACCATCGAGGTCGACGCGCACCCGGAGAGTCGCGTCCACAACTCGCAGCCTCACGGCATCGGCCGCGTGGCGGCCCTTGACGGCTTGTTCGCGTGGAACAACCTTGGTCGCAACGTCGTGTTCGCCGCCGAGGACCTGCGGCCTCGGGCGGTGTTCGACGAATCCGCCTTCTCAGAAGACGAACCGTCTCAGTTCGACCTCGACGTCCACGCGATCCTCGACATCCCCGGAGGGGGCGTCGTGGTGACGCTGAACCACCTCGGCATGCTGCGCGCCTTCTCGCGCGAGGTCATTCGACGACCGGGGCCGCTGCGACGCGTCGCTCCTCTGTGGACGCGCACGCTCGCGCCGGACGTGGAGCGCGCGGTCGTCGTCGGCGACCGTCTCGTGGGATCCCGGCCACGCGAAGAGGGCGCCCCGGGACTGTTCGTCACGGAACGCCTGTCGACCATCGGCGGGCCGGAGCCCGTGAAGCTGCGCGTTCAACTGGAAGTGCACGGGATCGTCACCGCCCTTGCCGCGCTACCCGCCGGCGCGGTCGAATGCGTCGCCGCCGGCGGCCGAGGTCAGGTGAGCCTGGCCCCGGCGACGACCGAGGGCCTGGGTCCCGCGCGGTGGACCGTCGACGTCGACTTCGAGCCGAGGATCGTCCTCTGGGACGGCGCGCTCGTGTGGGCGGCCGGCACCGACCGCGTGGCGAACGCGATCGACGACTACGACTGGGAAGCGCTGCGCGGTGGCGGCTTCGTCGCGCTCGACCCCATCGACGGGCGGGTACGTGTGAGCGGTCGCTTCTCGGAAGAGCTGGCCTGGGGCACCGGCGGCGTCCCGCTCGCCCTCGTCCCGGGACGGCTGTGCGGTATCGGGCGGCGGGGCGAGTTGTACACGTTCGACACTCGCGACGGCGCCCCGCTCAGCACGAGCGCTCCGATCGCGGATGATTCGCTCGGCATCGCGCACGCCGCAGCCGCGGGCGACCGGATCCTCTACGGCTTCAACCGCGGCGGCTACCGGCTGCACGCGATCCGGTCCGCTGTGGTCTCGCGTGGCGGGAGCTCATGACGAGTCGCGCCTGTGACGGGTCGCGTCCGAGCCGTACAGCTTGAGGCTCTGATACGGCAAGAACCGCTTGCGGCCGCTTCGCACATCGTCGAAGAGCGCCTCCAATCCCGCTTGCAGCAGCGAGAGTTGCCGGTCCAAACGCGGCAAGCGCGCCGGGTAGAGGTCGCGATCGGCTCGTTGCGAGCTCGCAGCCTCTTCGGTGAAACACCGACGGATCACGAGCACCGACAAGCGGTCGAACACCATCGCGGGGCTCTCGGTCACCGGTGGTGCCGCAGGGTTCTGATCGAGGCTGCTCGCCAGCATTGCGTCGATGGCCTCGACGAGCTCGTGTCGCTTGGCGTTGAGCGCGTCGATGTCTCGCTTGGCGGTCGCCACGGCGCGGTCATCCGCGTCGTCGCGGCGTGCGGCGTCTTCGCGGGTCCACTGCACGACGTTGTTGTGGTGGAGCGCGAGCAGCAATCCGAGCACCCCGCTGGACGCGCGTGCGGGCTCGCGGTGCGCTCGCCTGAACTCCGCGATGACGGCGCTGA
This genomic window contains:
- a CDS encoding HNH endonuclease; this encodes MPRQPNQEAAHVRVNTAFNRLLALPGAWVESVAFTQPGAPARPGVGGAGGARRARPGAVGVRRRLFTGAVPRAVEVRDRECFHAFCDRRPEDCEIDHVQPYSAGGPTVEDNGRAACGYHNRLRHRRS
- a CDS encoding methyltransferase domain-containing protein, translated to MPSARAPEPASTREPPPDPNRFARELFTGLPRHYDLLEAILSLGQNGRWRRVMVDHVAPAAPARVLDVATGTAGVALQLGERTPGCIVGVDLTEAMLRRGRENVARRRAGSRVHLVAGRAEQLPFPDDAFDALTFTYLLRYVADPAATLVELARVLKPGAPMASLEFHVPPSRLWRAWWWLYTRGVLPAAGGLAGRSWFRVGRFLGPSISEHYRRYSLPSTVAMWRDAGLIDVEFSLMSLGGGLVMWGRNGG
- a CDS encoding geranylgeranyl reductase family protein, encoding MPDRRFDVLVIGAGPAGSVAALVLARGGARVALVDKARFPRDKACGDLVGPRGVQLLSDLAIELPPTAMVGDMIVVGPTGRRVRLPCCPGTTYPGYGFASPRASLDATLQEAAVSAGAEPFVGRAAEPVFRDMSLDGFVLSGGERVCADVVIGADGASSRVAEVARLVDSTRVLWGFALRAYVDDPVQVPNIVLWEPAAWRGFPGYGWLFPGVGSRANVGLGLGVLSDRRAGAGAAQHFGSFLEHLWRLGVLDARLPPSAVRNRLGGWLKLGMVGTTPARGRVLLVGDAAGLVNPLQGEGISQAMRSGRAAAEAVLTGPEAAATRYRAYLASAFAPYQSAAAPAHAALLPRPRATAAIGRLLTAPGVGRVVAGGWSIFWNDLLEGAAPGPARSLASTAARVGRVAMAPSRTRRWFTRELAPSPGPPLAT
- a CDS encoding antitermination protein NusG — protein: MVFAIGLGRALGIAGSRWVHLLAGITWIGLLYYFNFVQTPSFATFEAGSRTEAVGKLVPRALWWFRMAAALTFVTGILILGFQDEFHADYFKTFSGMSIFAGALIATVMFLNVWLVIWPNQRIVIGNAQRTAAGQEADPAAAPAARKAALASRTNTLFSISVMWFMIGTSHWVAITQRFGFIPGSGKRAVWYIVVIALTALIEANALGLLGGYAPSPTRKFLDDHRQTIVAGFVLWAIYFALQLILSA
- the queD gene encoding 6-carboxytetrahydropterin synthase QueD encodes the protein MTVEIFKEFTFEAAHRLPNVPPGHKCARLHGHSFNVSVHVVGPVGDETGWVRDFADLACAMQPVLHQLDHYYLNEIEGLENPTSEILARWIWRRLHPAMPDLSQVVVRETCTSGCVYRGEP
- a CDS encoding 7-cyano-7-deazaguanine synthase encodes the protein MCVSGRAVTAASSAGAGARRDVAVLVSGGLDSAILVAELLSQGWVVHPIYVRFGLAWELTEEEHLRRFLDTLRSPAPEPLRVLNVPIALIYGTHWSVSGDRVPDDGSADEAVYLPGRNLLLLAQPSVWCALNGVHTIALGTLKGNPFPDSSREFFDDFAGLVRRGMGHSLEVVTPFAGLTKADVLALGHGLALQHTLSCIDPQGGRHCGRCNKCAERRLAFSALQIDDVTEYEQP
- a CDS encoding glycosyltransferase family 9 protein; amino-acid sequence: MSERDPGVNRVYVAPISFGLGDLVVSLPAIQALIARGREPRVETWLVARSAAQARLADRIVGLTGWVGEESFDRDDHDGHFVDLRDHPLERDWWWGSAEFEDAFGTLSINDILSRICADFGIPADFTRPTPLAALPRPELGSSVILVTESDGASKQWSVDGWRTLADGLRARELDVQMLTRDEAAPEMRALGIVEARAPSPGEALDVIGAARAVIGIDTGLTHLAVQQGTPTVTICRAPAVYFRPWPHTAAVVGDRCDDACIAAEKEYAYNDRVDLRGFRRQPRICPVGGRCLDAVQPEDVLAALARALRRDSRATARR
- a CDS encoding DUF4254 domain-containing protein, coding for MVAPTNLPSISAVIAEFRRAHREPARASSGVLGLLLALHHNNVVQWTREDAARRDDADDRAVATAKRDIDALNAKRHELVEAIDAMLASSLDQNPAAPPVTESPAMVFDRLSVLVIRRCFTEEAASSQRADRDLYPARLPRLDRQLSLLQAGLEALFDDVRSGRKRFLPYQSLKLYGSDATRHRRDSS